A portion of the Lysinibacillus timonensis genome contains these proteins:
- a CDS encoding YpmS family protein: MNKWKVAFFLLVSAIVIFTTTIVIMALSPTEDAPLPEVKKAEGSVLLVETTTKDFEKLALKYLGDALNTESLPIAITVNDQIQIFSEVIAFGVSVPVQIDFEPVVNESGNIHLKYSKIHVGMLNIPPSTVLKLLEETIELPAWVVIRPNAEEIFVDLSQLTVAEGSSVRAKEIDLKNDRILLEVIVPNE; the protein is encoded by the coding sequence ATGAATAAATGGAAAGTTGCTTTCTTTCTATTAGTAAGTGCTATCGTTATTTTTACAACAACTATTGTCATTATGGCACTCTCACCAACAGAGGATGCCCCTCTTCCTGAAGTAAAAAAGGCTGAAGGAAGTGTACTTTTAGTTGAAACCACTACAAAAGATTTTGAAAAATTAGCACTAAAATATTTAGGTGATGCATTAAACACCGAATCACTCCCAATTGCTATAACAGTGAACGATCAAATTCAGATTTTTAGTGAAGTCATTGCTTTTGGCGTTTCCGTTCCTGTTCAAATCGACTTTGAACCAGTTGTAAATGAGTCTGGTAACATCCATTTGAAATATTCGAAGATTCATGTTGGAATGCTTAACATTCCACCGTCAACTGTATTAAAATTACTAGAGGAGACAATTGAATTACCAGCATGGGTAGTAATTAGACCAAATGCAGAGGAAATCTTTGTTGATTTATCACAATTAACGGTTGCTGAGGGGTCAAGTGTACGTGCGAAGGAAATTGATTTAAAAAATGACCGTATTTTATTAGAAGTAATTGTACCGAATGAATAG
- a CDS encoding flotillin family protein, which translates to MMITLIIIGVVAFIIIAIIGIYIIKYRTVGPDEALIVTGSFLGSKNVHKDDSGNRIKIIRGGGTFVFPVFQQAEPLSLLSSKLEVTTPEVYTEQGVPVMADGTAIIKIGGSISEIATAAEQFLGKRVEERENEAKEVLEGHLRSILGSMTVEEIYKNRDKFSQEVQRVASQDLAKMGLIIVSFTIKDVRDKNGYLESLGKPRIAQVKRDADIATAEAEKETRIKKAEAEKEAQKAELLRATEIAEAEKENQLKVAEYRREQDIAKARADQAYELETARAKQEVTEQEMQIRIIERQKQIELEEKEILRRERQYDSEVKKKADADRYAIEQNAMAQKMKDLAEADAEKYRIETKAKAEAEKVRLDGLAKADAERAQGETEAEIIRLKGLAEAEAKRKIAEAFEQYGQAAVLDMLVRMLPEYAKEIASPLSNIDKITVVDTGNGDGGGANRVTSYATNLMSSLQETLKASSGIDVRELIENFSGKNTIKTAIEYESKIQEEEKVEV; encoded by the coding sequence ATGATGATTACTTTAATTATTATTGGTGTTGTTGCTTTCATTATCATTGCTATTATTGGTATTTATATTATTAAATATCGAACAGTTGGGCCAGATGAAGCATTAATTGTTACAGGTAGTTTTTTAGGTTCAAAAAACGTGCATAAAGATGATTCCGGAAATCGTATTAAGATTATTCGTGGTGGAGGTACCTTTGTATTTCCAGTTTTCCAACAAGCAGAACCATTAAGCTTATTATCTAGCAAACTAGAAGTTACAACACCTGAAGTCTATACAGAACAAGGTGTACCGGTCATGGCAGATGGTACGGCAATTATTAAAATCGGAGGATCTATCTCTGAAATTGCAACAGCTGCCGAACAATTTTTAGGTAAAAGAGTAGAAGAAAGAGAGAATGAGGCAAAAGAAGTTTTAGAAGGACATTTACGATCTATCTTAGGATCAATGACCGTTGAAGAAATTTATAAAAATCGTGATAAGTTCTCTCAAGAAGTTCAACGTGTTGCTTCACAAGATTTAGCCAAAATGGGGTTAATTATCGTTTCCTTTACAATTAAAGATGTACGTGATAAAAACGGATATTTAGAATCGTTAGGAAAACCACGAATTGCACAAGTAAAACGGGATGCTGATATCGCTACAGCTGAAGCTGAGAAAGAAACACGTATTAAGAAGGCGGAAGCTGAAAAAGAAGCTCAAAAAGCAGAATTATTGCGTGCTACAGAGATTGCTGAAGCAGAAAAAGAAAACCAATTAAAAGTTGCAGAATACCGTCGTGAACAAGATATCGCGAAAGCACGAGCTGACCAAGCCTACGAGCTAGAAACAGCAAGAGCAAAACAAGAAGTAACGGAACAAGAAATGCAAATAAGAATTATAGAACGCCAAAAACAAATTGAATTAGAAGAAAAAGAGATACTACGTCGTGAAAGACAATATGATTCTGAGGTTAAGAAAAAAGCGGATGCTGATCGTTATGCAATTGAGCAAAATGCAATGGCACAAAAAATGAAAGATCTAGCTGAAGCAGATGCAGAAAAATACAGAATTGAAACAAAAGCGAAGGCTGAAGCTGAAAAAGTACGCCTCGATGGTTTAGCGAAAGCAGATGCAGAACGAGCGCAAGGGGAAACGGAAGCTGAGATTATCCGGTTAAAAGGTTTAGCTGAGGCGGAAGCGAAACGTAAAATTGCAGAAGCGTTTGAACAATATGGTCAAGCAGCTGTTCTAGACATGTTAGTACGTATGTTACCTGAATATGCGAAAGAAATTGCAAGTCCATTATCTAATATTGACAAAATTACAGTTGTTGATACTGGAAATGGTGATGGTGGTGGAGCTAATCGTGTTACATCATATGCAACTAACCTTATGTCATCTTTGCAGGAAACATTAAAGGCTTCATCCGGTATCGATGTCAGAGAATTAATTGAGAACTTCTCAGGAAAAAACACAATAAAAACTGCAATTGAGTACGAATCAAAAATACAGGAAGAAGAAAAAGTTGAAGTGTAA
- a CDS encoding ion channel, protein MLSVILSFVRLIKALWHAVKEPRFLSILTTVTLIILSGTLFYKNFEGWSLLDSVYFAVVSLIPTGVNTNLVPSTNGSKLFTILYLIIGSGLMFALLLTLGRSMIKDDDDKYKLNKSSNDVRKAQTPFVKSDRTLPPILKMKKDIKPNRKNE, encoded by the coding sequence ATGCTATCAGTCATTTTAAGCTTTGTCAGATTAATTAAAGCATTATGGCATGCAGTTAAAGAGCCTCGATTTCTAAGTATTTTAACAACCGTTACATTGATAATCCTTTCAGGTACACTGTTTTATAAAAATTTCGAGGGGTGGTCGTTGCTTGATTCTGTTTACTTTGCTGTTGTTAGTTTAATCCCTACTGGTGTTAATACGAATTTAGTACCTTCTACAAACGGCTCAAAATTATTTACCATTTTGTATTTAATAATTGGTTCAGGATTAATGTTTGCACTTTTACTCACATTGGGCAGATCAATGATAAAAGACGATGATGACAAATATAAATTAAACAAATCTTCAAATGATGTAAGAAAGGCTCAAACACCATTCGTTAAAAGTGATAGAACTTTGCCACCCATTTTAAAAATGAAAAAAGACATTAAGCCTAATCGAAAGAATGAATAA
- the msrA gene encoding peptide-methionine (S)-S-oxide reductase MsrA, with product MSKEIATFAGGCFWCMVKPFDQVEGIESVVSGYTGGHVDNPTYEQVCSETTGHLEAVQITFDPSVYPYEKLVELYWTLIDPTDPGGQFYDRGESYTTAIFYHNEVQKEIAEKSKEKLELSGKFNKPIAVKILPAKTFYPAEDYHQDYYKKNPLHYERYHVGSGRAAFIEHHWGKSK from the coding sequence ATGTCAAAAGAAATTGCAACGTTTGCTGGCGGTTGTTTTTGGTGTATGGTAAAGCCGTTTGACCAAGTAGAGGGAATAGAGAGTGTCGTTTCAGGATACACGGGTGGTCATGTTGATAACCCAACATATGAACAAGTATGCTCTGAAACGACAGGACATTTGGAGGCAGTACAAATTACATTTGATCCAAGTGTATATCCATACGAAAAATTAGTGGAGTTATATTGGACACTCATTGACCCAACAGATCCTGGTGGTCAGTTTTATGATCGAGGGGAATCCTATACGACGGCTATTTTTTATCATAATGAGGTACAAAAAGAAATTGCAGAAAAATCAAAAGAGAAATTAGAGCTTTCAGGGAAATTTAATAAACCGATTGCTGTTAAAATTTTACCTGCTAAAACTTTTTATCCTGCTGAAGATTATCATCAAGATTATTATAAGAAAAACCCGTTACATTATGAACGTTACCACGTTGGCTCAGGTCGCGCAGCATTTATCGAACATCATTGGGGGAAATCAAAATGA
- the folA gene encoding type 3 dihydrofolate reductase, protein MISLIVAHDKNRVIGFENKMPWHLPGELKYFKDMTMGKPMIMGRKTFESIGRPLPGRRNIIVTRNKEYFAEGIEVTNSLDDAIALAGNENEIMIIGGEEIFKLALPIADRLYITHIDFEFSGDTYFPKYGSKWTLTSCSEPVDSNNGFTFTYCIYDRSDNVNE, encoded by the coding sequence ATGATTTCATTAATTGTTGCTCACGATAAAAATCGAGTTATAGGTTTTGAAAATAAAATGCCATGGCACTTACCAGGGGAATTAAAATACTTTAAAGATATGACGATGGGAAAGCCGATGATAATGGGTAGGAAAACATTTGAATCGATTGGAAGACCATTGCCCGGGAGAAGAAATATAATTGTAACACGTAATAAAGAGTATTTTGCTGAAGGAATTGAAGTGACGAATAGTTTAGATGATGCTATAGCATTGGCGGGAAATGAGAATGAAATTATGATTATCGGAGGCGAGGAAATATTTAAACTGGCATTACCTATAGCAGATCGCTTATATATTACACATATTGATTTTGAATTCAGTGGAGATACGTATTTTCCTAAGTATGGTAGTAAATGGACTTTAACATCATGTAGTGAACCCGTAGATTCAAATAATGGGTTTACTTTTACATATTGTATATATGATAGAAGTGATAATGTAAACGAATAG
- a CDS encoding YpjP family protein produces MKKWSQKIIVIVVAFITFGIISPNHEIWDLLDNDQSSDKNGDYQSISNSTTVYDDSIDEVENEHALPSIEEKIETIIVAAKEQSYVKFGSRIAPVIGDEFEEFILPKIEQVIDTTLARLDDETIRYINISNNPSGDYNEKVFNITNGVDGKDIIRFHVRTENRPQEGYYYNFHYHTVEDRFVTHHHVGDIFWSKNTPPKWLS; encoded by the coding sequence ATGAAAAAATGGTCTCAAAAAATAATCGTCATTGTTGTTGCATTCATTACATTTGGAATTATCTCGCCAAATCACGAAATATGGGATTTACTTGATAATGATCAGTCTTCAGATAAAAATGGAGATTATCAATCAATTTCAAATAGCACAACAGTTTATGATGATAGTATAGACGAAGTCGAAAATGAACATGCATTACCTTCTATTGAGGAAAAAATTGAAACCATTATAGTAGCTGCAAAGGAACAATCGTACGTTAAGTTTGGTTCACGAATTGCACCAGTTATTGGTGATGAATTTGAAGAATTCATCTTGCCGAAAATTGAGCAAGTAATTGATACTACATTAGCTCGTTTAGATGATGAAACGATCCGTTACATAAATATTTCAAACAACCCAAGTGGAGATTATAATGAAAAGGTTTTTAATATTACGAATGGAGTGGATGGAAAGGATATCATTCGCTTCCATGTAAGAACTGAAAATAGACCACAAGAAGGTTATTATTATAACTTCCATTACCATACCGTTGAGGATCGCTTTGTCACACATCATCACGTAGGTGATATTTTTTGGTCAAAAAACACACCGCCTAAGTGGTTGTCCTAA
- a CDS encoding YozE family protein yields MKKSFYHFVLTFRGGNWSDQKSKFAEGAFEDHAFPKSSTSFEELSSYIETKADELLSTSAFDELWELYRLKYDM; encoded by the coding sequence ATGAAGAAGAGTTTTTACCATTTTGTCCTGACATTTAGAGGCGGTAATTGGTCCGATCAGAAATCTAAATTTGCTGAAGGTGCTTTCGAAGATCATGCGTTTCCAAAAAGCAGTACATCTTTTGAAGAACTATCTAGTTATATAGAAACAAAAGCAGATGAATTATTATCCACTTCTGCTTTCGATGAATTATGGGAATTATATAGATTAAAATACGATATGTAA
- a CDS encoding DegV family protein — MGRIHIVTDSTCDLTKEEILEYNIHVVPLSIQIDNQTYVDGVDLEPSSFLQMMKNSKTLPKSSQPAPGHFKQLYDELGKNGDQIISIHMTGSMSGTVESARQAASMTESDVTVIDSRYIAIALAIQLREAIRLRDEGATVEQIVSRLEEVRNNTRLFVVVDTLENLIKGGRIGKGKGIIGSLLNIKPIASLDDGSYTPIAKVRSHKQVIKYLYEQFIEDTKGKTVRAVGISHADGLQTMGNSLIEQIQSTGFEHVEVKFTSPIISTHTGPGAIGFIYFAE, encoded by the coding sequence TTGGGACGAATTCATATAGTAACAGACTCTACTTGTGATTTAACAAAAGAAGAAATACTAGAATATAATATTCATGTGGTACCTCTCTCGATACAAATTGATAATCAAACATATGTGGATGGAGTGGATCTCGAACCATCTTCTTTTTTACAAATGATGAAAAATTCGAAAACGCTTCCAAAAAGTTCTCAACCAGCTCCAGGTCATTTTAAACAACTTTATGATGAACTAGGAAAAAACGGAGATCAAATTATATCTATTCATATGACTGGCTCAATGAGTGGAACTGTAGAATCAGCAAGGCAGGCAGCTAGTATGACTGAATCAGATGTTACAGTTATTGACTCTCGCTATATTGCAATTGCACTAGCCATTCAACTACGTGAAGCGATTCGTCTTCGAGATGAAGGGGCAACAGTTGAACAAATAGTAAGTAGATTAGAAGAGGTTCGAAATAATACAAGATTATTTGTTGTTGTAGATACATTAGAAAATCTCATTAAAGGTGGACGTATTGGGAAAGGCAAAGGGATTATTGGTTCATTGTTAAATATTAAACCAATTGCTTCTTTAGACGATGGCTCCTACACACCGATTGCAAAAGTAAGAAGTCATAAACAAGTGATAAAATATTTATATGAACAATTTATTGAAGATACAAAAGGAAAAACAGTGAGAGCTGTCGGAATTTCTCATGCAGATGGTCTACAAACGATGGGAAATTCATTAATTGAACAAATTCAATCAACAGGCTTTGAGCATGTAGAAGTAAAATTCACTTCACCGATTATTAGTACACATACGGGCCCGGGGGCAATCGGGTTCATCTATTTTGCGGAGTAA
- a CDS encoding thymidylate synthase produces MVHPERAYLNLIEHILHNGVKKEDRTGTGTISIFGYQMRFDLKKGFPLLTTKRVPFKLIASELLWFIKGDTNIRYLLEHNNHIWDEWAFEKWVKSEEYTGPDMANFGLRAAADEQFAKVFNQQMKIFNDKVLMDDEFALKFGDLGPVYGKQWRSWPTESGETIDQLKNVIEMIKNNPDSRRLIVSAWNPAEVEDMALPPCHTFFQFYVANGELSCQLYQRSADVFLGVPFNIASYALLTHLIAHECGLQVGEFVHSFGDTHIYLNHLEQVKEQLTREPRNFPTLTINHEKKSIFDIEMEDLAIDGYEPHPPIKAPVAV; encoded by the coding sequence ATGGTACATCCAGAAAGAGCGTACTTAAATTTAATAGAACATATTTTACATAATGGCGTAAAAAAAGAAGATCGAACTGGAACAGGTACAATTAGTATTTTCGGTTATCAAATGCGATTCGATTTGAAAAAAGGGTTTCCTTTATTAACGACGAAAAGAGTACCATTTAAACTAATTGCTAGTGAACTATTATGGTTTATAAAAGGTGATACAAACATTCGATATTTACTTGAACATAACAATCATATATGGGACGAATGGGCGTTTGAAAAATGGGTGAAGTCTGAGGAATATACAGGGCCAGACATGGCGAATTTTGGGTTACGAGCAGCTGCAGATGAACAATTTGCTAAAGTTTTTAATCAGCAAATGAAAATCTTTAATGACAAAGTTTTAATGGATGATGAGTTCGCGTTAAAATTTGGTGACTTAGGTCCAGTTTATGGTAAACAGTGGCGTTCTTGGCCAACAGAATCTGGCGAAACAATTGACCAACTAAAAAATGTAATCGAGATGATAAAAAATAATCCAGATTCTAGACGATTGATTGTATCTGCGTGGAACCCCGCAGAAGTGGAGGATATGGCATTACCGCCATGTCATACATTCTTCCAATTCTACGTCGCCAATGGAGAATTATCGTGCCAACTTTATCAGCGTAGTGCAGATGTATTTTTAGGTGTGCCGTTTAATATAGCGTCTTATGCTTTATTAACTCATTTAATTGCTCATGAATGTGGTCTTCAAGTAGGAGAATTTGTTCATAGCTTCGGTGATACACATATTTACTTGAACCATTTAGAACAAGTAAAAGAACAATTAACACGCGAACCACGTAATTTCCCAACTTTGACTATTAATCACGAAAAGAAATCGATTTTTGATATTGAAATGGAAGATTTGGCAATTGATGGGTATGAACCTCATCCTCCAATTAAAGCTCCTGTTGCAGTATAA
- a CDS encoding hemolysin III family protein → MNNSNAFDYKNVTEEIWNAITHGIGFIISIPTCIALILVAVQTGSPLQIVSFSIFGASLVLLFLMSTLLHSMPEKYKRFLSILDHSSIYVLIAGTYTPFLLIAIGGTLGLVLLCIVWGIALFGIVFKCLFIHKFEALSLILYIAMGWLIIFAIKPLYEFLQFDGFSILLAGGLLFTFGAIFYAWRKLPFNHAIWHLFVIAGCACMVFCVVVYL, encoded by the coding sequence ATGAATAACAGTAATGCATTTGATTATAAAAATGTTACAGAAGAAATTTGGAACGCAATTACACATGGTATAGGGTTCATTATTAGTATTCCAACTTGTATTGCACTTATATTAGTTGCTGTTCAAACAGGTAGTCCATTACAAATAGTTTCCTTTTCCATATTTGGGGCTTCACTTGTTTTACTCTTTTTAATGTCTACATTATTACATAGCATGCCCGAAAAATATAAAAGATTTCTTTCAATTTTAGACCATTCATCTATATACGTTTTAATAGCCGGAACCTATACACCGTTTTTATTAATTGCGATAGGCGGTACTTTGGGCCTCGTATTATTATGTATTGTTTGGGGAATTGCCCTATTTGGTATCGTGTTTAAATGTTTGTTTATTCATAAATTCGAAGCTTTATCTTTAATATTGTATATAGCGATGGGATGGTTAATTATCTTTGCAATTAAGCCATTATATGAATTTTTACAATTCGATGGCTTCAGTATATTATTAGCTGGAGGATTGCTTTTTACTTTCGGAGCTATCTTTTATGCATGGCGAAAGCTTCCCTTCAATCATGCAATTTGGCATTTATTTGTTATTGCTGGTTGTGCATGTATGGTTTTTTGCGTCGTTGTATATTTATAA
- a CDS encoding methyl-accepting chemotaxis protein, whose translation MILSKITTSNSSKKKDKKKQNLIKQPKKSRFYHLIRGRVLLIFSLLILIILSIQILSYINITKLQQSLSNFADQNLQEQIQINNLASDISKLSNYEQTYIILGDENKLTSYYRIKDRLESNFKNLQTTFENRPEELELLSLINQYYLIYINYSKRAIETRQQFGFENAQKLILYNDSDNIKNNIDQYTESFINLLETKNEETIKELESFANISRTTFIILTIVAVLLTFTFGFILFRTIRINTAKINKSIIDIAQAGGDLTRRVNIKTKDEFAEIAGSTNILIESIAQLVKRVSALAENVSGSSQELMALADENAKSIDEISANTQGIASDSDLTIKRMNLALQRMSELEQSMHELNGKANEVYLAATEMQSAAQNGNETVAQSSNVMELIEQTMAHTSTTVEALGKKSNDINSIISTITSIAEQTNLLALNAAIEAARAGEHGRGFAVVADEVRKLAEQSQNAAKEVTNIVTSIQNEIHSIIEHNHQGSKSVVRGVEVSKETNSVLRNILERTNKTNSIIQSMVNQISITLTTSNEVAASFDEVNTIAENTAERTEKSAAAVIQGSASMQEINAAATELAKRADDLRNVVNEFKI comes from the coding sequence ATGATATTGAGTAAAATAACTACTTCTAATTCTTCCAAAAAGAAGGATAAAAAGAAACAAAATTTAATAAAACAACCAAAAAAGTCTAGATTTTATCATTTAATTCGTGGTCGGGTATTATTAATTTTTTCATTATTAATCTTGATTATCCTTTCAATTCAAATACTATCTTATATCAACATAACAAAATTACAACAAAGTTTAAGTAATTTTGCTGATCAAAATTTACAAGAACAAATCCAAATAAACAATCTTGCAAGTGATATTTCAAAACTATCAAACTATGAACAAACCTACATAATTTTAGGTGACGAAAACAAATTAACTAGTTATTATCGTATAAAAGACCGCCTTGAAAGTAATTTCAAAAATCTTCAGACAACCTTTGAAAATCGTCCGGAAGAACTAGAATTACTTAGTTTAATTAATCAGTATTATTTAATCTATATCAACTATTCAAAACGAGCTATAGAAACAAGGCAACAATTTGGGTTTGAGAATGCTCAAAAACTTATACTTTATAATGATTCGGATAATATTAAAAACAATATAGATCAGTACACTGAAAGTTTTATCAACTTACTAGAAACAAAAAATGAAGAAACAATTAAAGAACTTGAATCATTTGCGAATATTTCAAGAACTACATTCATCATATTAACGATTGTTGCTGTCTTATTAACATTTACCTTTGGATTTATATTATTTAGAACAATACGAATTAATACAGCCAAAATAAATAAATCCATTATAGATATTGCTCAAGCTGGTGGGGACCTAACTCGACGAGTAAATATTAAAACAAAAGATGAGTTTGCAGAAATTGCGGGTTCAACTAATATTTTAATTGAATCAATTGCACAACTTGTAAAAAGAGTATCTGCTCTTGCTGAAAATGTATCTGGCAGCTCTCAAGAGTTAATGGCACTAGCTGATGAAAACGCCAAATCGATAGATGAAATTTCAGCTAACACACAAGGTATTGCATCAGATAGTGATTTAACTATTAAAAGAATGAATCTAGCTCTACAAAGAATGAGTGAATTAGAACAATCCATGCATGAATTAAATGGAAAAGCTAATGAAGTGTACTTAGCTGCAACAGAAATGCAATCAGCTGCCCAGAACGGTAATGAAACCGTTGCACAATCTTCTAATGTAATGGAATTAATTGAACAAACGATGGCCCATACTTCTACTACGGTTGAAGCATTAGGAAAAAAATCGAACGACATTAACTCTATCATTAGTACCATTACTTCCATCGCAGAACAAACTAATTTATTAGCTTTAAACGCAGCAATAGAAGCCGCACGTGCAGGAGAACATGGAAGAGGTTTTGCCGTAGTTGCCGATGAAGTTAGAAAACTGGCTGAACAATCACAAAATGCTGCAAAAGAAGTGACGAATATCGTTACGTCAATACAGAATGAAATCCATTCCATTATTGAACACAACCACCAAGGATCAAAATCTGTTGTTCGTGGTGTAGAAGTATCAAAAGAAACGAATAGTGTACTTAGAAATATATTAGAACGTACAAATAAAACGAACAGTATTATTCAATCTATGGTAAATCAGATTTCAATAACATTAACAACTAGTAATGAAGTTGCAGCAAGCTTCGATGAAGTGAATACAATTGCCGAAAATACTGCAGAACGAACTGAAAAATCAGCAGCTGCAGTCATTCAAGGATCTGCTTCCATGCAAGAAATTAATGCTGCTGCAACAGAATTAGCTAAACGCGCTGATGATTTACGAAATGTTGTAAATGAATTTAAAATTTGA
- a CDS encoding NfeD family protein produces the protein MLFGMAIQNIYLISLIIAGCITILYILFSDLLDGALEAIPFLNPAVALAFITITSGVGYLLEQFSNLPSFIVFIISCIISAIFSTLLYFFILLPLKSAEVSLAYTDESLEGQTGKVIVPIPVNGFGEVLIETVNGNISKRATGFDNESIEYGEEVLIIEIREGTIYVKQYQSPFK, from the coding sequence TTGTTATTTGGAATGGCAATACAAAACATCTACTTAATTTCATTAATAATCGCTGGATGTATAACCATACTGTATATTCTTTTTTCAGACTTATTAGACGGAGCATTAGAAGCAATACCGTTTTTAAATCCAGCTGTTGCTTTGGCATTTATTACAATTACTTCTGGTGTAGGTTATTTATTAGAACAGTTTAGTAATTTACCAAGTTTCATCGTCTTTATAATTTCATGTATTATTTCAGCAATTTTCAGTACTTTACTTTATTTTTTTATCCTCTTACCGCTAAAATCTGCGGAAGTTTCATTAGCTTATACGGATGAATCTTTAGAAGGGCAAACTGGGAAAGTAATTGTCCCAATTCCGGTAAATGGGTTTGGTGAGGTATTAATTGAGACTGTAAATGGAAATATTTCAAAACGTGCTACAGGATTTGACAATGAGTCAATAGAGTATGGCGAAGAAGTTCTTATTATTGAGATAAGAGAAGGAACGATTTATGTGAAACAATATCAATCGCCATTCAAATAA
- a CDS encoding 4-hydroxy-tetrahydrodipicolinate reductase, with amino-acid sequence MTISIGLFGFGKTGSVVANEIIKDCDCELKWIIRQSTKHVGDYASHLFGFEHDEGMIYSIDQIDFNHFYGDHYVDVIIDFSATSAVAEYENAVKYGSRIVSAISNYEPQDIRKLKELSMHTSVLYSPNITVGVNFLMEASKLLQKIAPEADIEIIEEHFREKKDVSGTALRIAEELGLDKQQHVNSIRVGGIVGKHEVVFGLPNQTIRIVHESHNRAAFGQGALYASKWILGKEKGIYKMEQALSLIMAGKQKDEEIELIVP; translated from the coding sequence TTGACTATTTCAATTGGTTTATTTGGTTTTGGTAAAACAGGTTCAGTAGTAGCAAATGAAATTATTAAAGATTGTGATTGTGAACTTAAGTGGATCATTAGGCAGTCAACAAAACATGTTGGGGATTATGCAAGTCACCTTTTTGGGTTTGAACATGATGAGGGGATGATTTATTCGATTGACCAAATCGATTTCAATCATTTCTATGGTGACCATTACGTGGATGTGATTATTGATTTTTCAGCAACAAGCGCGGTCGCTGAATATGAAAATGCTGTAAAATATGGTAGCCGAATAGTTTCTGCTATTTCAAATTATGAACCTCAAGATATTAGAAAACTAAAAGAACTGAGCATGCATACATCTGTATTATATTCACCTAATATTACAGTAGGTGTTAACTTTTTAATGGAAGCCTCTAAATTACTTCAAAAAATTGCTCCAGAAGCTGATATCGAAATAATCGAAGAACATTTTAGGGAAAAGAAAGACGTATCAGGTACAGCTTTAAGAATTGCAGAAGAATTAGGGTTGGATAAACAACAACACGTCAATTCAATCCGTGTCGGTGGGATTGTTGGTAAACATGAAGTAGTGTTTGGTTTACCTAATCAAACAATCCGAATCGTACATGAATCCCATAATAGGGCTGCATTTGGACAAGGTGCTTTATATGCTTCTAAATGGATTTTAGGGAAAGAAAAAGGGATTTATAAAATGGAACAGGCATTATCTTTAATAATGGCAGGGAAACAGAAAGATGAAGAAATAGAATTAATCGTTCCATAG
- the msrB gene encoding peptide-methionine (R)-S-oxide reductase MsrB has product MKMNKEERLKQLTQMQYYVTQQNGTEPPYQNEYDEHFEEGIYVDIVSGTPLFSSKDKFHSGCGWPSFAKPIEGEEIVERFDTSHGMRRVEVRSKTADSHLGHVFPDGPRELGGLRYCINSASLRFIPKDQLEEEGYSEYLKLFE; this is encoded by the coding sequence ATCAAAATGAATAAAGAAGAACGATTAAAACAATTAACACAAATGCAATATTATGTTACTCAACAAAACGGTACAGAACCACCTTACCAAAATGAATACGATGAGCATTTTGAAGAGGGGATATATGTAGATATTGTTTCAGGTACACCTTTATTTAGTTCAAAAGATAAGTTTCATTCTGGTTGTGGATGGCCAAGTTTTGCTAAGCCAATTGAAGGGGAAGAAATTGTTGAACGTTTCGATACTTCTCACGGTATGAGAAGGGTTGAAGTTCGAAGTAAAACGGCAGATTCTCATTTAGGGCATGTTTTTCCTGATGGTCCTAGGGAATTAGGTGGATTACGTTATTGTATTAATTCTGCATCGTTACGTTTTATTCCTAAAGATCAATTAGAAGAAGAAGGCTATAGTGAATATTTGAAACTATTCGAATAA